One Colias croceus chromosome 29, ilColCroc2.1 DNA segment encodes these proteins:
- the LOC123704306 gene encoding uncharacterized protein LOC123704306, with translation MAAILNMFRFELSVVLARIVLLLACSVYPSYGGCSFPSEWTGSWFQSGIPQLIGINSTHIQTKGECSETESYDKFLLYDRSYNCYRCMVIHEKHKYVLQYKETYCSLKDSLSSICDEISGDAPLYSMFRKEPSPTPQPCPFHPAPFTFTYNRGTGDCTYPPSRAESCTDDSRLLLRYMACPDVPGTESNVEELVCLATWKEGSTRYLVGQISQVQRRNSIASDEDTYRCFIYKGQHSDKSMSYIIAQSGDATCNGLSSPTDGSRTMKLTTSDDEHNRCHFPSWIVEHHKWFSLDHTHQYHFTTKNATLKIMNTDGSYEEKRLVCHSILEQKDKKHITLVAHVTRGCESGHVCLKFHRREGNILELQHGTTLWDAPQDACADHAPGDGVTLVSTQLTPMRCPLIGRYSIIDSLADRRLRRQQTGNPDEDGHTECVSGDYDSASIGCSASQNTIEFKSACMSTVYTCYGSWQDGTRGYVVAAPVARSSTHPRTFCFVYTTKAANASGGGETVYLSAVGGSCSRTAKTPDAAYNLTSNGTCEQSSKYNSVAHKMAPAAILLTSLVLACVR, from the exons GTGGCTGCAGCTTCCCCTCTGAGTGGACGGGCAGCTGGTTCCAGTCGGGGATACCGCAGCTGATTGGAATTAACTCCACGCACATACAGACGAAGGGGGAGTGTTCAGAGACGGAGTCGTATGATAAGTTCCTGCTGTATGACAG GAGCTACAACTGCTACAGGTGTATGGTGATTCACGAGAAACACAAATATGTGCTGCAGTATAAAGAAA CATACTGCAGCCTCAAGGATTCATTATCCTCTATCTGCGACGAGATAAGCGGTGACGCGCCACTATACTCGATGTTCAGAAAGGAACCGAGTCCGACACCGCAGCCCTGCCCGTTTCACCCGGCGCCTTTCACTTTTACGTATAATAG AGGCACAGGCGATTGTACATATCCCCCATCCCGCGCAGAGTCCTGTACAGATGATTCCAGGCTTCTGCTACGGTACATGGCCTGTCCTGATGTTCCCGGGACTGAGAGTAATG tggAAGAACTAGTCTGCTTGGCTACATGGAAGGAGGGTTCCACTCGATACCTCGTGGGCCAAATATCACAAGTCCAGAGGAGGAATTCCATAGCATCAGATGAAGATACATATAG GTGTTTCATATACAAAGGGCAACACAGTGACAAAAGCATGTCGTACATAATAGCTCAGTCGGGTGACGCAACTTGTAATGGCCTCTCTTCGCCGACTGATGGCAGTAGGACTATGAAACTTACTACTA GTGACGATGAACACAACCGCTGTCACTTCCCCAGCTGGATTGTGGAGCATCACAAATGGTTCAGCCTTGATCACACGCATCAGTATCATTTCACCACTAAAAATGCTACTTTGAAG atAATGAACACAGACGGTTCCTACGAAGAGAAGCGTCTCGTTTGTCACTCGATACTCGAACAGAAAGACAAGAAACACATAACACTAGTTGCACACGTTACTAGGGGGTG CGAGTCCGGTCACGTGTGCCTCAAGTTCCACCGGCGTGAAGGCAACATACTCGAGCTGCAGCACGGCACCACACTGTGGGACGCGCCGCAGGACGCGTGCGCCGACCACGCGCCCGGGGACGGCGTTACGCTCGTTT CTACGCAATTGACTCCAATGCGGTGTCCTCTCATCGGACGATACTCGATCATAGACTCGCTGGCTGACAGGCGTCTGCGCAGACAACAGACAG GCAACCCAGACGAGGACGGTCACACAGAGTGTGTATCTGGCGACTACGATAGCGCGAGTATCGGCTGTAGCGCGTCGCAAAACACCATCGAATTTAAGTCAGCATGTATGAGCACTG TATACACATGTTACGGCAGTTGGCAAGACGGTACCCGCGGCTACGTCGTAGCAGCCCCCGTAGCACGCTCCTCTACGCACCCGCGGACTTTTTGCTTCGTGTATACTACGAAAGCTGCTAATG cAAGTGGTGGCGGTGAGACAGTATATCTAAGTGCAGTGGGCGGATCATGTTCCCGAACTGCAAAAACACCAGACGCAGCGTACAATCTCACCTCTAATG GCACATGCGAACAAAGCAGCAAGTACAACAGCGTCGCTCACAAGATGGCGCCGGCGGCCATCTTGCTGACGTCACTAGTGCTGGCCTGCGTCAGATGA
- the LOC123704308 gene encoding uncharacterized protein LOC123704308: MEPVKEEFASLSSISITSRIPDFWKKSPKIWFIQTEAVLSPQKMSDEAKYQIVISKLTPDVIEQVTDILISPPETGKYEKLKRRLLQIFEESEDRQIKKLIGEMELGDQKPSQLMRKMQDLARGRVTTETLLVLWQNLLPPAIRAVLAVSESKSEDILASIADKVMESMTPLNLVSAVQQSSLSNSPENNLIGEIEKLNNRLRRLETRNNTSNVRTRSRSRSRGRFQRNQRHNPNWLCKYHYKFKNKATKCVKPCNWKPSQREKPAEN; the protein is encoded by the coding sequence ATGGAACCGGTTAAAGAAGAATTTGCAAGTTTATCGTCAATCTCCATTACGTCCCGCATCCCAGAtttttggaagaaatcgcCGAAAATATGGTTTATACAAACGGAAGCAGTTTTATCGCCACAGAAAATGTCAGATGAGGCGAAATATCAAATagtaatttctaaattaacgCCAGATGTCATCGAGCAAGTCACGGACATTTTAATTAGCCCGCCGGAGAcaggaaaatatgaaaaattaaaaagaagattattacaaatttttgaagAATCGGAAGAtcgacaaataaaaaaattaattggcGAAATGGAATTGGGTGATCAAAAACCGTCACAATTAATGAGGAAAATGCAAGATTTGGCGCGTGGACGAGTAACAACAGAAACACTTCTAGTTTTATGGCAAAATTTATTACCGCCGGCAATAAGAGCTGTGTTAGCCGTATCCGAGAGTAAAAGTGAAGATATTTTAGCATCAATAGCAGATAAAGTTATGGAGAGCATGACACCCTTAAACTTGGTATCAGCAGTTCAACAGTCCAGTTTAAGCAACAGtccagaaaataatttgattggtgagatagaaaaattaaataatcgaCTGAGAAGATTGGAAACAAGAAATAATACATCAAATGTTAGAACGAGGTCACGATCCAGGTCAAGAGGTAGATTTCAACGTAATCAAAGGCATAATCCCAATTGGCTTTGTAAATAccattacaaatttaaaaacaaagcgACGAAATGTGTGAAGCCGTGCAACTGGAAACCTAGTCAGCGTGAGAAACCAGCGGAAAACTAG